In the Phaseolus vulgaris cultivar G19833 chromosome 7, P. vulgaris v2.0, whole genome shotgun sequence genome, one interval contains:
- the LOC137828225 gene encoding LOB domain-containing protein 25-like translates to MASSSYSNSPCAACKFLRRKCMPDCLFAPYFPPEEPQKFVNVHKIFGASNVSKILNEVQPYQREDTVNSLAYEAEARIKDPVYGCVGAISVLQRQVLKLQKELDATNADLIRYNTCNEMRNSSNHHEGRSKMISNDDGGGSSPGLSFYYASSSANWNNGPSDENGYPKGDI, encoded by the coding sequence ATGGCTTCTTCTAGCTACTCCAATTCTCCATGTGCAGCATGCAAGTTTTTGAGGAGGAAGTGCATGCCAGATTGCCTTTTCGCCCCATATTTCCCTCCAGAGGAGCCTCAGAAGTTTGTGAATGTGCACAAGATCTTTGGTGCAAGCAACGTGAGCAAGATCCTGAACGAGGTGCAACCCTATCAGAGAGAGGACACTGTGAACTCTCTGGCCTATGAAGCAGAAGCAAGGATCAAAGATCCTGTGTATGGTTGTGTTGGTGCTATTTCAGTGCTCCAAAGACAAGTTTTAAAGCTCCAGAAGGAACTTGATGCTACAAATGCTGATTTGATCCGCTACAACACTTGCAATGAAATGCGAAATAGTAGTAATCATCATGAAGGAAGAAGCAAGATGATTAGTAATGATGATGGTGGTGGTTCCTCACCTGGTTTAAGTTTCTATTATGCTTCTTCTTCTGCTAATTGGAACAATGGTCCTTCTGATGAAAATGGGTACCCCAAAGGAGATATATAA
- the LOC137829179 gene encoding uncharacterized protein, which produces MLSNGSGGILIVWHSSSFQCSKHISNKRFVIFFGKCLVKNVPVVIVNVYSSYNIKDKICLWEELAKLRENKACKSWCILGDFNAIRKKEERRGVCYGRSDSREISSFNNFIEGLELLDIPCLGRKYTWYRPNEKEDKRFNDFVKEKWEKYVVQGNPFLGLRDKFKMLKCDIRAWNKEVFGYTETVRKELLNKLQVMDQKDDNNILTDFENENRLDILSQIQIINMRNESLLQQKSRSQWFKHGD; this is translated from the exons ATGTTATCGAACGGTTCTGGAGGGATTCTTATTGTTTGGCATAGTAGTTCGTTTCAATGTTCCAAACACATCTCTAATAAACGTTTTGTGATCTTTTTTGGCAAATGTTTGGTTAAGAATGTCCCTGTAGTCATTGTGAATGTGTATTCGTCTTACAACATCAAAGATAAAATATGTTTATGGGAGGAGCTAGCAAAGTTAAGAGAGAACAAAGCTTGCAAATCTTGGTGTATCCTTGGTGATTTTAACGCAATCAGGAAGAAGGAAGAGCGTAGAGGAGTTTGTTATGGAAGAAGTGATAGTAGGGAGATCTCCAGTTTCAATAATTTCATTGAGGGGTTGGAGTTGTTAGATATTCCATGCTTAGGAAGAAAGTACACTTGGTACAGACCAAATGAAAAG GAGGACAAGAGGTTCAACGACTTTGTGAAAGAAAAGTGGGAGAAGTATGTGGTGCAAGGTAATCCGTTTTTGGGCCTAAGAGATAAGTTCAAAATGCTTAAATGTGACATAAGGGCGTGGAATAAAGAGGTCTTTGGTTATACTGAGACAGTAAGGAAAGAGCTTTTGAATAAACTTCAGGTGATGGATCAGAAGGATGACAACAACATTCTTACTGATTTTGAGAATGAGAATCGCTTGGATATCTTGAGTCAGATACAGATCATTAACATGAGAAATGAATCTCTTCTCCAACAAAAGTCTAGGTCTCAGTGGTTTAAGCATGGGGACTGA